The Vitis vinifera cultivar Pinot Noir 40024 chromosome 16, ASM3070453v1 DNA segment GGGAGATTAcaatggaaagaaaatagtgaagggaagtgaaggaaaaaaaaaatgaaagaaaataaaaataggtttaaaatttataattatttttatatgttatttcaaattgatttaatttatttttctacgaaaagaagaaataattcaaaatatataaacttttaattttatttttttgtattttcccaaaagaattatttttttagtttttattttattttatttccttaccTTAATCCTATCCAATAACCAAATATAGTCTTAGGTTATgtatgtttggttctaaaaCATATAATGGAAccatcaagaaaagaaaataaagggaaaaagtaaagaaaaacagcATGTGGAAACTAAAGTTTGTTATCCACAAAGACAGAGAATGAAGGCAAATTTGGATTAATTATTATCGGCTTCTCACTGTGTGCCAATCTTACATTGTTCACCAACGTAGAACAAAGGGTTATAAAACTGCCGAATTTAACAGCATATTATTCATCTCTCTCTATGACTCTCGCTCAGCTCTCAGTTCACTGCTTGGCATTTGAGTCTCACTTCTCCATTTTCAAGGACTCCTACATTTCCAAGTTTCACCATCGAAGCCGTGAATTCTCTGAAGAACAAACCTTGATCTTTAGCAAATGATTCAACAATCCATCTAGTCCTGTAATCTGTAAGCAGTGCCTGATCCGATCCAAACAAGCCCTCCCCTGCCATTAGTTGTAGGTAATAGTTATTGTCAAAAGTGGAAGCAGTCGAGTCCAAAAACTCTCCAGCATTGCGATCGCTATTCGGCTTGGGGCATTTCTTCTTCAGCCTTTCTGCAAACTCGGTGTTCATGGTAGGATCAATGTCATGTACCGAGCTAAAGTTGTGAACCCGAGCTTCAAAAGAAGAACAATGTGAGAAGCCAAGACTGTGTCCACCAGATAGAGCAACCAAATCCTTAAGTCCTAAGCCCCTTTGAGCAAAGCTCTGAATGAGTTGAGTTACATTGAAGGTTGGAGCTGGTAGGTTAACGGTTTCAGAAGCTTTGGACACCCTCCCATCTTTCCTTCCTGTGAGTACATTCCAATACGGGCCTCTGGACTGAGAATATcaacaaaaatggaaaacaatatCATTATAAACATATAAAGAGGCCTTTTATCTGATAAGAAGCAACAGGCTAAGAGATTACCATGGCTACAACATCTCTTGCTGCAATGGCAATGATATCAGCACAAGAAACTGTCCCCGGACATGCCATTTCCAGCTTAGTTTTCGCGTCTTCGATCACATAGAATGATGCAAGTGAAATATTAGGAGGACCATCTTTCTCCGCTTGGTTTCCAGGAGTTGAGTCCAGCAACACCGATGCATCACACCCCTATTAATAATGTGGCACGaatctatataaatatatatatgttcaagcacagaaaagaaaaaaaagaagacataTTTATCATATACTCATACCCTTATAAAGCAGTCATGGAAGAACATTCGAAGGATTCGAGCTGGAACTTTAGGGTCATTGATCGAAGCTTTGCGAACAGTTTCAAAGATGATATTCTCAGCTTGTGGACATGTTTGATGGTAGTAATGCACGTCCAGCGATCCTTTGGATGTGGAAAGCATTAGCAACAGAAGGAAAATGGCTAAGACAAAGTTGGTTTTTGGAAGGAGAAGAGCCATTTGTttggaagaaaggaaaaatgaatgTAGTGTAGAAAGTTGATggataaaaaattgaagtatgGAGATATATATAGTCAATAGTCAACACATTGTTAGATAATTTAATATACTTTAAAGTTACTCAACTTAGGGATTGGCATTGTGTGGAAACTAGCTAGAAGCTGCTTTTGGAGTGTGCTTAGGGGTCAAGTATTTACAACTAAGCATTCTCAACCACAATGTTCCAACTTCTGTGTGAATATTATACAAATAAAACTGTCTATACAAGTTGCTTGACGCATTGTCAACCCTTGGATGAACAGTGATCAACAGAACCCAGGTCTTTGATGATGTTGATAGTGACTATCCAAACTTCTTTCACATCTGCCAATGTTATTTGGTATGTTTATGGTACTTGGTCTATTAAATGAAAGCTTAGGAGTTAGGATCAAGGTTGTGTTTGGGTTGTGGTCTTTGTGGGTAGATTTTGTTACATACAGAAGGTTTAGTTGTATGGGAGTTGTATTGGATAATTTCCTATGGGCTGATTCGAATAGCGGTTGGTTTGTATGTATCcatcaaggataaaaatatcggtaatcacggatatatcggtacttcgattttacggatatatcggatatatcggagatatattcggatatatcggagatatatcggcggatattggaaaaaaatattggtagacttaaaattattaaaaactcatagaaatgcaaggaaaacctcataataatataattagaagtataatggacattttaaagttgttttattgaaaaatttgatatatatatatatatatatatatatatatatatgatataatttgcgatattagatataattatatcatgttgatctataaaaaatgttaattttgtaattgttctcattataaagtcacataaaatactttatttcattaaatatcaataatttgtacacattaaattcattaaataaacatatttcatattcaaaatataatagttcatgttaattaaattaattaaataatttagcatattaattaaattaattaaataatttagctaagttaactagtttaatttaattctaaatgtgaaaataaatcacaaataataatctaaaataaacatatcaatttataattaaataatcaaattaacctaagttaattcaataaaaatataaaaattaattacaattgaatgtaaaaatagcattaaatcatccatattgcaaacatactaattaattgaaaatacatgagctaattacaattgcaaacaaaattaattacaatttaaattaaatataccttaaaatgattaaataattgagcaaccttaataaaaattggagtaatgatagagcaaatgaagaatgaaagaaaaaatagatgaaatagatgaaatttgggctattatagaagaaatttgggccaaaatagctgttggaacattaatttaccattgaaaataaattttggccGTTGGATCAAAATCTGGGAGCAATCTGACCGTTGGATTGCCATATTATCATTGGAATCACATCTAGGCCATCGGATCAACACGGATGTGATTTGGGCCGTCAGATCATGTTGCATGAAGGAGGggaaatatcataaaaaaatcagcgatatatctccgatatatctccgatatatcgccgatatatcacCGATATTTTGTCACCAGAggcgattttttcaaaatatctccgatatatctccCATaaccgatatatcgccgatatatcgccgatattttggCGATATTTACGGAAATATCTCCCCTCCGATTTTTCTTCACGAAATATCGTGTCGACCCCTcccgatacacgatatatcggcgatatatcgccgatatatcccTACATTTTCCTCCTTGGTATCCATCACCAGGTCGGTCAAAGGAGGCGTACGGTTGGTGAGATATGGAGTACAGAAATTGTgtacttcattttattattgaagAAAGAAAGGACCTAAAGTGTTAGTTGGATGTGCAAACAACAGaggaacaagaaaaagaaagtggaaaattgttttttgtgttttttaatgagaaaataataattttgtaattttaaaagtatgttccataaattttgattcaaaacaatttttttgttttgaaaattttttagtttttataacaaatttaaggtattttcatatttgatttctaaaataaaatcttatttataaaataatagagaattgttttgaaaaactattgtgaaaaacacttttaaaaactGGTTTTGAAAATGATGATAAACAAGCCACATTTTGGATACACACTTTTTTGGATGTAGCAACTTTAAGGCTGCCACAATCATCAAATACAGAAAATCAGCCCACTTACCTAGATAGCCCTAAACTTTGTAAGGTATTATtatacttaatatttttttgcacCTAATGAATTTCAAGAAAAGGTAGAACGagtacaaaataattttatgttttcaataatagaaagctatttcaaaaattttataagaTTGTTTGgtctttgttttctattttcattttttaaaaataaagtgaaatgaaaattagtttttaaaaaataagtaaaagttgttttcatcatttttaaaaaataaaagaaaaatataaaaataaataaaattaaacataatatcatttttattctctctcgaggatttaaaatcaatgctgaaaatatttaaatataatattcatttaaattatacgtatatgaattttatttaacttgataaaaaaattaagaatcaaataaatttcaaatcaaaccatagtttatacataaaatatattaatttttaaaaataatttaaaacttaaaaactgatttaattaatattagaaatttatgaataaaaattgtgtgaaccccgcatttcggctcatgcgtttcccactcgatggcgaactcgatttttgttagaaaaatgattttatttgattaagaaaaaaaaatgacttggagtcgccacttatttttgttttatttttaaagggtaaacaaaataagaaagaaaaaccctaagtgtgactccttattttgaaaaaggcggtctgcgaaaaaccgggtcgggttcgagggtcaggttacttatcgggaaggtacggtaaggaCCGTAGCACctttctaagtccctaaagtcgggtctctactaataaaatgaagcaatcatggcaattgatgagggaatcaatgaatactcagagtgatcatgcacatgtgagaatctaaacatgcGTACAGAAAATGACCCAAGCGggtgtggatgcgtacctgggcagtgatccataaagcgctatcaagaagtgaggttaacgcacaattaaggaataatttcgaacatgtcatagagcagaataaaatCGATCATACATAgcaattaaattaaacaaacaatcaatctaTCATGAGAAAAACACATATGTTGGGCCttcaccaaagcccatttattttgcatgaattaatatcacggATTCCATTATTCcggaattataaaaaattcattcatgcctATTAAAATtaagaggagcagaagattgtttgaaaaccagagtggaattaaaactatttgagaaaaaattggatttttgaaatttatttgaaatttggagtcttagggattatttgaaaattggagttttagaaattatttgaaagttagatttttagaaattaaatataaaaatgagaattttagaaattaaacttgaaaggaattggaatttcagagagctaaatttgggaatcggacttttgaaaaaaaatttatttaaagacagaattttaataaacaaataagtggataaataaaggaatggaataataataatgatgaaataataaagattaagtaaataattgcgaaaaatagaactttagagattgaagattgaatttagagattgaaattttgagaaattatttggagatgggattttaaatatatgaataagtgaataaataaatgaacgggataataatagtaacaagAGTCATCATTAAACAACCGaatgtgaatagtgaaatttttgaggttgaaaattaaattcaggaGTCAGATTTtcaagaattgaactttaatgatttgaatttttaaaataaataaataaatatggaataataataataataacaaaaataatgtttaaacggaTGAACATGAATAGTGAgaattttgagattgaaaattaaattcggaagtacgatttttgaataattaaaccataatgatttgaatttttaaaataaataaataaatgaatatggaataataataataacaacaaaaataatgtttaaacgaatgaacgtgaatagtggaatttttttagattgaaaatttgaagagttatttaaagagatgactttttttaaaaatgagtagataaataaataaacgaaataataatgattaagtaaataaatgtgaatactggaattttgga contains these protein-coding regions:
- the LOC100258717 gene encoding peroxidase 66, which translates into the protein MALLLPKTNFVLAIFLLLLMLSTSKGSLDVHYYHQTCPQAENIIFETVRKASINDPKVPARILRMFFHDCFIRGCDASVLLDSTPGNQAEKDGPPNISLASFYVIEDAKTKLEMACPGTVSCADIIAIAARDVVAMSRGPYWNVLTGRKDGRVSKASETVNLPAPTFNVTQLIQSFAQRGLGLKDLVALSGGHSLGFSHCSSFEARVHNFSSVHDIDPTMNTEFAERLKKKCPKPNSDRNAGEFLDSTASTFDNNYYLQLMAGEGLFGSDQALLTDYRTRWIVESFAKDQGLFFREFTASMVKLGNVGVLENGEVRLKCQAVN